The Aythya fuligula isolate bAytFul2 chromosome 2, bAytFul2.pri, whole genome shotgun sequence genome contains a region encoding:
- the MPP6 gene encoding MAGUK p55 subfamily member 6 isoform X3: MQQVLDNLTDLPTSTGAEEIDLIFLKGIMENPIVRSLAKAHERLEDSKLEAVSDNNLELVNEILEDISPLINKDENIAELVGILKEPHFQSLLEAHDIVASKCYDSPPSSPEVNNSSVNNQMVPVDAIRILGIHKRAGEPLGVTFRVENNDLVIARILHGGMIDRQGLLHVGDIIKEVNGHEVGNNPKELQELLKNISGSVTLKILPSYRDTVIPQQVFVKCHFDYNPYNDNLIPCKEAGLKFSKGEILQIVNREDPNWWQASHVKEGGSAGLIPSQFLEEKRKAFVRRDWDNSGPFCGTISSKKKKKMMYLTTRNAEFDRHEIQIYEEVAKMPPFQRKTLVLIGAQGVGRRSLKNRFIVLNPTRFGTTVPFTSRKPRDDEKDGQAYRFVSRAEMEMDIKAGRYLEHGEYEGNLYGTKIDSILEVVQTGRTCILDVNPQALKILRTSEFMPYVVFIAAPELETLRAMHKAVVDAGITTKLLTDTDLKKTVDESARIQRAYNHYFDLTIVNDNLDKAFEKLQTAIEKLRLEPQWVPISWVY, translated from the exons GCTCATGAGCGACTAGAAGATTCTAAACTTGAGGCTGTCAGTGACAACAATCTGGAGCTGGTGAATGAAATTCTTGAAGACATCAGTCCCTTAATAAATAAAGATGAGAACATTGCAGAATTGGTTGGAATACTGAAGGAGCCTCATTTTCAG TCGCTCTTGGAAGCACATGATATTGTGGCTTCAAAATGTTACGATTCCCCCCCTTCTAGCCCAGAAGTCAATAATTCTTCAGTGAACAACCAAATGGTTCCAGTAGATGCTATTCGTATTCTTGGAATTCACAAAAGAGCAGGAGAACCACTG GGTGTTACGTTCAGAGTTGAGAACAATGATCTGGTAATAGCAAGAATTCTCCATGGTGGAATGATAGATCGACAAGGTCTTCTGCATGTAGGTGATATTATTAAAGAGGTGAATGGCCATGAAGTTGGAAACAATCCAAAGGAACTGCAGgaactgctgaaaaatattaGTGGCAGTGTCACTCTGAAGATTCTCCCCAGCTACAGAGACACTGTTATTCCTCAACAG gtTTTTGTGAAGTGTCATTTTGATTATAATCCATATAATGACAACCTCATCCCATGCAAAGAAGCAGGCTTGAAATTTTCTAAAGGAGAAATTCTTCAGATCGTAAACCGTGAAGATCCAAATTGGTGGCAG GCTAGTCATGTCAAAGAAGGAGGAAGTGCGGGGCTTATTCCTAGCCAGTTcctggaagagaagagaaaggctTTTGTTAGGAGGGACTGGGACAACTCAG GGCCTTTCTGTGGAACaataagcagcaaaaaaaagaaaaagatgatgtaTCTCACTACAAGAAATGCAG AATTTGATCGTCATGAAATCCAGATATATGAGGAAGTAGCCAAAATGCCTccttttcagaggaaaacacTGGTCTTAATTGGCGCCCAAGGAGTGGGGCGAAGAAGCTTGAAGAACAGGTTTATAGTACTGAATCCTACTAGGTTTGGAACTACAGTGCCAT ttaCTTCACGAAAGCCAAGGGATGATGAAAAGGATGGGCAAGCATACAGATTTGTGTCACGAGCTGAAATGGAGATGGATATTAAAGCTGGCAGATACCTAGAGCATGGAGAATATGAAGGAAATCTTTATGGCACTAAAATTGATTCTATCCTTGAAGTTGTTCAGACAGGAAGGACCTGCATCTTGGATGTGAATCCACAG GCCCTGAAAATACTGAGGACTTCAGAATTCATGCCCTATGTAGTGTTTATTGCTGCTCCGGAGCTGGAGACTTTGCGTGCTATGCATAAGGCTGTGGTAGATGCTGGAATTACAACCAAACTTCTCACT GACactgatttgaaaaaaacagtGGATGAAAGTGCCCGGATCCAGCGAGCGTACAACCACTATTTTGATCTGACCATTGTAAATGACAACCTAGACAAAGCCTTTGAGAAGCTACAGACTGCTATAGAGAAACTGAGGCTGGAACCACAGTGGGTCCCAATTAGCTGGGTCTATTGA
- the MPP6 gene encoding MAGUK p55 subfamily member 6 isoform X2, protein MRRDGRLKRQCLRGYLAMQQVLDNLTDLPTSTGAEEIDLIFLKGIMENPIVRSLAKAHERLEDSKLEAVSDNNLELVNEILEDISPLINKDENIAELVGILKEPHFQSLLEAHDIVASKCYDSPPSSPEVNNSSVNNQMVPVDAIRILGIHKRAGEPLGVTFRVENNDLVIARILHGGMIDRQGLLHVGDIIKEVNGHEVGNNPKELQELLKNISGSVTLKILPSYRDTVIPQQVFVKCHFDYNPYNDNLIPCKEAGLKFSKGEILQIVNREDPNWWQASHVKEGGSAGLIPSQFLEEKRKAFVRRDWDNSGPFCGTISSKKKKKMMYLTTRNAEFDRHEIQIYEEVAKMPPFQRKTLVLIGAQGVGRRSLKNRFIVLNPTRFGTTVPFTSRKPRDDEKDGQAYRFVSRAEMEMDIKAGRYLEHGEYEGNLYGTKIDSILEVVQTGRTCILDVNPQALKILRTSEFMPYVVFIAAPELETLRAMHKAVVDAGITTKLLTDTDLKKTVDESARIQRAYNHYFDLTIVNDNLDKAFEKLQTAIEKLRLEPQWVPISWVY, encoded by the exons GCTCATGAGCGACTAGAAGATTCTAAACTTGAGGCTGTCAGTGACAACAATCTGGAGCTGGTGAATGAAATTCTTGAAGACATCAGTCCCTTAATAAATAAAGATGAGAACATTGCAGAATTGGTTGGAATACTGAAGGAGCCTCATTTTCAG TCGCTCTTGGAAGCACATGATATTGTGGCTTCAAAATGTTACGATTCCCCCCCTTCTAGCCCAGAAGTCAATAATTCTTCAGTGAACAACCAAATGGTTCCAGTAGATGCTATTCGTATTCTTGGAATTCACAAAAGAGCAGGAGAACCACTG GGTGTTACGTTCAGAGTTGAGAACAATGATCTGGTAATAGCAAGAATTCTCCATGGTGGAATGATAGATCGACAAGGTCTTCTGCATGTAGGTGATATTATTAAAGAGGTGAATGGCCATGAAGTTGGAAACAATCCAAAGGAACTGCAGgaactgctgaaaaatattaGTGGCAGTGTCACTCTGAAGATTCTCCCCAGCTACAGAGACACTGTTATTCCTCAACAG gtTTTTGTGAAGTGTCATTTTGATTATAATCCATATAATGACAACCTCATCCCATGCAAAGAAGCAGGCTTGAAATTTTCTAAAGGAGAAATTCTTCAGATCGTAAACCGTGAAGATCCAAATTGGTGGCAG GCTAGTCATGTCAAAGAAGGAGGAAGTGCGGGGCTTATTCCTAGCCAGTTcctggaagagaagagaaaggctTTTGTTAGGAGGGACTGGGACAACTCAG GGCCTTTCTGTGGAACaataagcagcaaaaaaaagaaaaagatgatgtaTCTCACTACAAGAAATGCAG AATTTGATCGTCATGAAATCCAGATATATGAGGAAGTAGCCAAAATGCCTccttttcagaggaaaacacTGGTCTTAATTGGCGCCCAAGGAGTGGGGCGAAGAAGCTTGAAGAACAGGTTTATAGTACTGAATCCTACTAGGTTTGGAACTACAGTGCCAT ttaCTTCACGAAAGCCAAGGGATGATGAAAAGGATGGGCAAGCATACAGATTTGTGTCACGAGCTGAAATGGAGATGGATATTAAAGCTGGCAGATACCTAGAGCATGGAGAATATGAAGGAAATCTTTATGGCACTAAAATTGATTCTATCCTTGAAGTTGTTCAGACAGGAAGGACCTGCATCTTGGATGTGAATCCACAG GCCCTGAAAATACTGAGGACTTCAGAATTCATGCCCTATGTAGTGTTTATTGCTGCTCCGGAGCTGGAGACTTTGCGTGCTATGCATAAGGCTGTGGTAGATGCTGGAATTACAACCAAACTTCTCACT GACactgatttgaaaaaaacagtGGATGAAAGTGCCCGGATCCAGCGAGCGTACAACCACTATTTTGATCTGACCATTGTAAATGACAACCTAGACAAAGCCTTTGAGAAGCTACAGACTGCTATAGAGAAACTGAGGCTGGAACCACAGTGGGTCCCAATTAGCTGGGTCTATTGA